In the genome of Urocitellus parryii isolate mUroPar1 chromosome 7, mUroPar1.hap1, whole genome shotgun sequence, the window CTGGGTGAGTTCTGAGCTGAGGGCCTGTGGACCCACTTCTCATATTATCTGGGGTTCAAAGTGGGAGCAGAGTTAGACAGAAGCTGGCTGTTCAGAGGCACTGTGCTGCCCCAGAGATGGCTCAGCCTGGGCCAGCGGAGCCGGAGCCAGAGCCAGAGCACAGTGCAGTGCCAGAGGTGCCACAAGGTGGCAGCAGGGAACCACCACCACCCACCAGCGGCCGAGCAGGTCCTTACGGAGGTCAGGAGGGAAACCGCACCTCCGCTGCTGCTGCCCAGGGTCATCCTAAGCATCAAGTCCAACCCTCTTGCTTATAAACACAAGCAGATTATCTTCTTCAATCATAGACATGTGACAAGGACTCCTAGAGTGGGCCTGCGTCACTGGAGGACCGTGTCCTGCCCCGTCTGTGTGTAGCCCTGAAGTTATTGATGTGTCACTGCTGCTCCCATGACCACTGCCAGCAAAGGGTGGGGCTCTCTCTGGAGTTCAATCCGGGATCCCAGAATCCACCCTGTGCCGCTGGGACCCCGAGACGTGAACATCTAAGTGAGGGAGGGGCAGGTCAGGTCCAGGCCCCCAGACCCCTGACAGCAGGAGAGGGGCCAGGGCCCAGCCCTGAGTTCATGACTTTCACCCTGATGCTTTGTTCCCACAGGAatgaagagaaacatgaaaaatatagCCCCAGCCAGGGCCGGGAGCCCCCCGCCTCCAGGTGCTTCCGCTGCTGCGACCCTGGGACCCCCGTGTACCAGGCAATCCCCGCGCCCCAGATCAACATCACCATCCTGAAAGGTCAGGGCTGCAGAGACAGGGCATCTCCTGGGGGCTGCCGcgggcagagagggaggaagactgTGGGGTCACTAGTCGGGGCTGGGCGGGGGCAGAACGGTCCCTGGGACAGAAGCGGAGGAGGGTTGTCATCAGCAGAGACAGGAAGACATCCTAGTTTTGAGGGTCTGGCTTGTTTCCAAGAGGAGCTGGCAGGACCAAGACCAGGAGAGGGAGCCTCAGGCTGCTGGGCCCCGGCACCTGCGCGGACCGCAGGCTTCCAGACTCTGTTTTGAGGCTTGGTGTCCCCAGCCTGCTTCTGAAATTCTGTTCACCCTCCTCCCCCATGACCTTGCTCCGCGGCTGGGAACACTTGCAACTGGGTTCTGAGCTGAGCCCTGACATCTGCAGTCCATTTGCTCAGAGCGAGCCTGGGCCTGGCCCCGGAGTTGCTTGTGGACAAACCCATATGTTCCTTTATCGGTGCCAGGGctttccagaaggaaaaaaaaatattgcttctgGATTAAAATAGAGCAACCCTTGAAATGGTGCCTGTTGGTCTAACTGGTCTGAGAATCGAAGCCCCCCAGAGGGAGGACCGGGCCTCACCCCGTGGGGCAGGAGCGAAGCCCTCGGGTCAGGGTGTGAGGTCCAAGCAGGATGGAGCCCCAAGCTGAGGTGCAGGCCCACCGTGGAGTGGCTTCCTTGATACCCCGTGTCTTCCTGTCCCTTTCAGGTGAGAAGGGTGACCGAGGGGATCGTGGCCTACAGGGGAAATATGGCAAAACAGGCTCCGTGGGCGCCAGGGGCCACATGGGACCCAAAGGGCAGAAGGGCTCCGTGGGCGCCCCCGGGGACCGGTGCAAGAACCACTACGCGGCCTTCTCGGTGGGCCGGAAGAAGCCCCTGCACAGCAGCGACTACTACCAGACGGTGGTCTTCGACACGGAGTTTGTGAACCTCTACGGCCACTTCAACATGTTCACGGGCAGGTTCTACTGCTACGTGCCCGGCATCTACTTCTTCAGCCTCAACGTGCACACCTGGAACCAGAAGGAGACCTACCTGCACATCATGCGGAACGCGGAGGAGGTGGTGATCCTGTACGCCCAGGTGAGCGACCGCAGCATCATGCAGAGCCAGAGCCTGATGCTGGAGCTGCAGGAGCAGGACGAGGTGTGGGTGCGCCTCTTCAAGGGCGAGCGCGAGAACGCCATCTTCAGCGACGAGTTCGACACCTACATCACCTTCAGCGGCTACCTGGTCAAGCACTCCTCCGAGCCCTAGTGGCCACCCCTGGGAGACCtccagcctccttccctcccgCCCTGCTCCGCGCCCTGCAGGCCCCCGGTCTGACCCCATGGCCTCTCGCCCCAGTCCCTGCTTCCTTGGCTTCTGCTCCCGGGCTTTAGCCCTCAACAAGGCGCCCTGGACGGGTGGGAAGCCAGCACCACGTGGCCGCCTCTTTCAGAGGAGGTCTGCCGCGGATGAGATCACAGGGTGGGGCGCCTGCTGGAACTGGGGGCCTCCGGTTCCCCTCTGCACTCAGCCTGAAGTGACCCGAGGTGCACTGTCCAAGACCACAGCACCCTGCTCCTGTTCCGGGAAGTGACTGAGCAAATGCTTGAGTCGCCAGAGGAGCGCAGCAGGCCCTGAGGGGAaggccagccctgccctggcAGCCTCTCCAGCAGGCTGGCTCCCCCTGAGACCCAGGGAGCAGAGCTAACGGAGGAGCAAGGGTGGAGAGCAGAGACCAGGGGGGGGTCGGGAGGCCACACCTGGCTTCATTCCACTAGGTCACCAATGAACCTTCCTGGGGGACAGCGGGACTGACCTCTGTGTCTGGCTCACATTGCTGTAGCCTTGCCCGAGGGCTCAGCGGGACCTCCTGAGCCACAGCGGTGAGGCCAGGGCAGCGCAGTCAGCTCCCCAGAGGGGCAGCCGCGCCCTCTTCTGTTGGCTCTGGGCTGGTAGAAGCTGACGGCTTGCTGCAGGCCATGGGCTCCTGACAATGGCTGGGGACCTCAGGGACCCCTAGATCTGCAAATGTGGCTGGGAAGCCCAGGTATATCCAGGCaccactcccctcccccaggccactctgggccctgctgggatCTCCATGTCCCTGCTCCCAGATGGGTCAGCTGTGGGAAGTACCAGGCCTGTGGTTTGTTCCCATCAAACCATCTTGTACCACCTCAGAGTCCTGTCTCCTCCCGGGTCCAGGATCCTCTCCAGCATCCACTCTGAGGCCAGGCTGATGGTCCATCTAGACCTGTCCATACCCAGGCCTCTTTGACCTGCAGCCTAAGGCAACGTGGGAGGGGCGTCCTCTGAGCCCCAGAGCAGGGGAgagcaggaaggggctggagggCTGCCCCCACCTGCTTCCGGAGCTCCATTATGTCAGCCTTGAGACCAGGGTAGAAGAGAACCCCTGGGCCAACCACGGGGCTCAGACTCACACCCTGGAAGGTGGGAGGTCCCCTGAGGCAGGAGCCCCTGCAGCTCTCTGGGACCACCTGGTGTAGGGCAGCTGCCTCCATGGGTGCTCTGGAAGTCCTTGACGTTGGCCCTGCGTCCTGGCTGCAGGGTTGCCTTCTCTGACCTCGGGGAACCCGTCAGCCCTCCCTGCTCGCGCCCCATTGACCCCCAGCCCTGGCACTCTGTCTGCCTGCTTTAGCCCTGACTTGCTGACCAGGCCTTCCTCCCACCACGGGTGCTTCTTGGTTGTGAACCATCCTTCTTTCCCCTGGAGCCTGTCTGCGGGTGTCCGGGGTCTGCAAGTGCCTGCTTTGGAAGAGTCCACAAGGTGCATTGCTGTGGGCGTGGCGGGATGAGGGCCTCCTGGCCTTGCCCCGCAGCTCTCAGACCATCAACCATTAAACTTGGAACCGTGTTTTTCAGCACCCTGCCTCCTGCGTTTGCTCGATGCACCAAATCCTCCTCCTATTTTCCCCACCCCAGGTCCACCTCCGGCCTGTTGTAGGACTGGGGTCCTCGGCTTTGCACCCGGGGCCTGCCACACCCCAGATAGCCTTGTTCTTTGCAGGGAGATGTGGTCCCCACAGGTGGGCCCCAGAGCGATTCCCAGAGTGTGGGCAGCTCTGGGGACTTGTGTGAGGTGGCCAGAGGCATGGGGTGCTCTTCCTGACTGGGGCAGTGTCCagaaaaagcagaagacagggagGTGTCCTCTGACCATGGCTACAACCTGGACCACCGTACATCTGTCCTGGGGCTGCAGAAACACAAGAGCACAAACTGGGTGGCTGGAGAGAACAGGAATGTGATCCCTCAGTTCCTGAGGccggctggaagtccaagatcaaggggctgCAGGTCTGCCTCCTTCAAGGGCTCTAGGGGAGGCTCCCTCCTGCCTCTTCGGCTTCTGGGGGCCCCAGGCATCCCTTGGCTGGCAGCATCGGCCCCCTTCCTGAGTCTCcgctctcctcccctccaccctgtgAGACACATCACTGTTGGATTCAGGGCCCACCCTAAATCCCGGATGATCTTCCCTTGACATCTTTAAGTTAATTATTTCTACAAAACCTGTTTCCCACGAGGGCACCTTTGAGGTGCCAGAGATGGGGACTTGCGTGTACCTCTATTGGGGACACAGTGCTACGCTCTGCAGCAGGCTGAGGGCTCGACACGCTCCTCAGCAGCCCCCAGTAGCCCCGTGATACCCAAGCAGTGGAGGACGGAGGCTGCTCCTTCTTCTTTTCATCGCTGGCCAAATGGGTGAGCGGCCAGGCCCTTCCCCAACTGCCAGTGGCCAGTGCCGAGGCTGGAGCCAGCCGGCTGGCAAAAGGCTGGCCTCCCGCCTGTGCTCGGTCCTGCGTGAGGCCACGTGGTCATGCCCAGCCTTGGGCTgtggccagagggagcaggcagACACTGCGATCCTGCTCTCTGTGGGACAAAGGGCAGGCCCCCTCTACAGAGCTGGGGCCACTTGGCAGACGTCCTTTCCGTGAAGCTGGGAGTGGGGGCTGAGTGCCTGGAAGGGATGAGTCAGCTCCGTTCAGGGGCCACTGACCACCTTCACCCTTGCCAGGGACAGTCACGGGCCCATGCACACGTGTTCCACGCTGGCCTGGTTTCCATGGGGAAGGAGGTGGCATCTGCCCGAGCCCACCTGAGGCCTCTTCCGGCCCCTCCTCCTTCACCCCACCCCAGTCCTTTACTTACCTGGTGCTTCCGTGGGTCCTCCCGCTCTCCgaacatttatttaatttgttcctGCTTTGGGCACCCTGTGTGCTAGGCATTGGGGACATAAGGACAAATAAGGAATGGTCCTTGCCTTCCGGAGGACTTGCCCAGGGTTGTGACTATCGTGGGACACAGAGGCCAACCTTCTCAGAATTGCACGCTCAGTTCCAATACCCTCCCTAGGCCATTTACTTTGACAGGGTCCTGTCCCCATTTCCTGTCACCAGCCAGTGAGAAACTGGCTAACCGTTTCTGCAGAAGACCTGATAACCCAGGCGCAATACAAGTATTAGTGTTTTAGTGAAAGGACTTAGACTGAGGAGTGGGCAGAAGAAAGAGCTGCTGACAGGAGGACCTCCCTGAGTCTTGGCAGCCAGGGCTGGGCCGTGGGTTCACCTCGACAATACGCTGAATGATGGGAGGCTGGATAAAGTGCGCCATTTTTCCCCCAGATCATGGTGGAGGGAGATAACCCAGGACGTTACGGAAAATCATACATAAGGCCAGACGTCTCTACGTGCAAAGAACGGAGCTGGGCCTCTGCCTCACCCCACGAACAAAAGTCACGTCAAAGTGAGCCAAGGCCTACACAGGAGAGCTAAATCCTGAGCGCTAACGTCCTTAGGCGTGAACCTAGGTTCCAATCACTCTTCATGACCTCGGGTTAGGGAGTCGTCTCTCAGACATGACTCCAAACGCgcggagaaaagaagaaaaaagatgaacCGCATGTCATCCAAATTGAGAACGCGGCTGTTTCAAAGGGTTCCATCAAGAAAGCAAGGACAGGCCGTGGACGGCGGCGAGTGCTTTCAAGTCACATGTGATCAGAGACTTACACGTGGATACACAAGGAACCCTTGCCACTCAGTAATGGAGAGACACGATCCAGTTAGAAATGGGCAAAGATCTCAGGGAACATTTCTCCAGGGAAGTTTGCAGGAAGCCAACAGAGCATGAGCAGCCCTCGGGGACACGGAGGAGCCACAGTGTGAGCCGTGAGTCCACCACCAAGAGGTGGCTGCCGCCAAGAAGCAGATGTTAACAAGAGCTGACGAGGCTGGGGAGATTGGAACCCTGGTCCACTGCTGCCACAAGGGAAGAGAGTCAGGAAGTGCCTCAAAGTTCAACGTGGGTTCCAGCTGACCCAGCAATTCTGCTTCTAGCTACATACTCCCCAAAAGTAAAACATGTCCGTGTAAAAACCTGTAGATGGATGTTCCAAGTAGTGTTGtttgtaataagaaaaaagtgGATCTGACCCAGTGTTCACCAGCCTGGGAATGGATAAACCAGATGCGCTACAGCTACGaaaagaatattactcagcaataaagaggaGAGACGTGCCTATCCTGCTGGAACACGGACGCACTTCAGAAACATTATCTGGAGGGAAAGAAGCCAGACGCAGAAGGCCACCTCCTGTGTGATCCCACTTACCCAGCACACCCAGCAGAGGCAAATCTGTAGACACAGGAGGCGGATTAGGAGTCccctggagctgggggtggggagaaggggaggagtgGGGAGTGAGCTAGTGATTTGTGGTTTCTTTCTGGAATGATGAAGTGTGCTGAAATCGAGCATCATagtggttgcacaactctgtgatTATACTAAAAACCCTCGGATGGTTGTACAGTATGTGAAAAAGGTTATAAACAAGAAACGAAACAATAAAACCCCACATAAGAACAGGAACAAAACATCAGGTCACCCCACCCTGCTCGACCGAGTCTGGGAAGTCCTGGAGTTCCCGGGTTAGACCCTGCAGCGTCAGTCCCGTGACTCAGGCCTTGGCCAGGGACGGGCTGGAGGGCAGGGACCCgtgaggtagagagggagagTCGGGGCCAGTTCTTCCAAGAACATCGTTGAACAATCATTTTGAATCCACTGATGGGTGAGATCACTCAAGTGCAAGAGGCTGACCGCGGTGCCAgggggaacattccagaaggAGCGAGTCACAAGGACCACACCTTTCTCTCCAAAATCCTGACACAGCTGGGAGAGACACGGTGACCTCGAGTGCCCCCGCCCCGCCAGGCGTCAGAATCCAGCCCTCCCGGGGCAGGTGGAGCCCAGCATACGCACCAGAGTTTCCACTTTAGAGACTGCTACAAACAGCGCTAGAAGTCCACTTGCTCTGGGTGATTGGGAAGGCTTCCTGCCTCCACAGTGTCCCTCCAACTGTTCAGTCGAGATGCCGCTAGGTCAGCTGTGCACGCGGCTCGAGATCTGCTCACTAAAGACACCCAGCAAGAGCGTGCGAGCGCTCCACGAGGGAAGAGCTCACAGGAGAGGAGCCACCACCCACTCACATGGCCACGCTCCTGACGTCCAGAGAGATCACAAGCCCGAGAATTGTGGCAGAGGATAAAGAACCGAGTGGAGAACGCGAGGagtgaaaaattaacaaatagaacTGAGAACTCGATGGGTAAATGTGGCCGCCGATCTTCAGAGCTGCAGAGAAAAATCAGTGAATTAGAAGAGGATCCAAAGAAAATACCGGGAAGGAtgtgtggagggagagggaggaaaggctgGAGGACACAGAACAGGGGACACATCTGAGCCCAAGTAATGCAGGGAAACCAGGCTGGTGTGGGGGGGCCGACACCCAGGCCAGAGGCACCGCAGATGGAGGAAGAGGCCGGCAGACTCAGGACTGCGCCCAGGACTGCGCCGAGTGCAGGGGACGGGAACTCAGGGAGGGGAGCACCTCGGGAGCAGCAGCAAGACAGGTGGATCCTGCACCCCAAAGCTGGAGGAAAGCGTTTATTCGGTAAGCTAGACCAAGGGGGACTGCGGTCAGCCAGAAGGTACCTGGCCTTCTCAAAAACCAGCCAGCCCAATGTCAGCCAGAGACAGTGGGGGCACCCGTGGCTGGCACATCACACTTGGCTGACCGTCTTAGCCACTGAGTTCCCTGGTGGGGTTTGGGACGGGCGCCACAGTCACCTGGCTGGCAAAATGGCGGCCATAACTAAGGTGACTAGGGTCAGGTCAAGGTGGAGGCCCACAAATGTCAATCACAAAGTCCAAAACTTGTGTGAGTGGGGAAAACCAAGAGAAAAGGCAACAGAAACAACATTTGGAGATAAAACAGCAGACAAGTTCCTCACATGGAACAAACTCACCAAGGGACAGGTTCCAGAAGCCCAGAGAACCCCAAGCAAGTTCACCGCCAGCGTGGCCTGGGTGTGACCCAGGTGTGACCGTCAAGATCACAGACAGGCTCTCGTTCTTAAGAACAAAACGGGGGGACTCTTTCTTTTCAAGGGATCTATGACAAGTGTGACCATGGACCCTCGACAGGAGGGACAAGAGCCAAGAGAGGGAGGAATGGCAAATTGAAAGGCTGAAGAATAACAGCCACCGTCTACAGTTCTGTTCCCAACTGAAACATAAAGACATTTGCAAACCAGCAAAAAGTGGAGGAATTTCTCACCAAGAGAAATTGGTCCCAGAGGGAAGGTCAGAGACGCAGGAACGAATGAGAAGCCACCAAAGAGGTTGacttggaaagcagtttggaagtTCCCCGGTTAAATATCGAGTTACCACGACTCAGGAACCCTGCTCCCGGGGACATACCCGAGAGAAACACAAACATGCCCCCCACAAGAACTTGTACAAAGCGTCCCCAGCCACAGCATCCGTAAGAGTGAAGGGCTGGAAACGCCTCACGTGTCCCTCAGTGGACACTGTGAATCAGGTAGAAGTGCCTGTACCAGGTCATGACTCATTCAGTCACGCTGCTGCTCAGATGAGCCACAAGGCACGAAGCTGGTGAAGGAGGCCCGTCACAGGACACCATGTATGGTATGATTTCACACATGCAGAATGTCCAAATCGGCAGACCCACAGGGACAGGGTCAGGGACAGGAAGTCGATGGGAGGTTgcactggggcgggggggggggtttggAGGGGACAGACGAGGAGTGGCTACTAGTAGCTTCTTTTCTGGTTGTGCTCATAGTCACACAACTCTGTGGCTCTACACGCCCACTGAACTGTGCACTTCACctggataaaatatattttatgcagATTGTATCtcaataattacataaaaataatgaccCTGGGGGTTAGAATAGACACAGTAGAGGATTCTGGCAAGTTGGCCTGGTGAGAAGCACCTGGGCTCTGCCCCCGCACTTTGTCACTGCCCCGGCAGAGCCTGTCTGAGGCCACCCTGTGGAGGGCTCCAGGGGAGGCTTGGGTGGAAGTTGTGGGTAACTGGGGTCCATTTCAGCTCCGAGCCTGGGTGGGCAGAGGACCTTGCCCTCCCAATATCAGCCTCTGTGCTCTGACCGCTGGTCGCTGCTCTGGTCACAGAGGTAGTGGCAGTGGCCTCCCTGTACCTCATGCCCTGTCTCAAGCCCTCTCCTTGCTGAAGGACTTCCAGGGAACTTAAAGGGCCTTTGCCCCTTCCTCCATTTTCCCTCTTGCCACTCAAAAGCAGCTGCGTACCCAGGGAAAATGACAAAGTGGCCACACATGCCCAGGAAGGCACAGGCTCAGAAGGTCCGGGAAGTCCCCGAGTCTACACCTCAGTCGGCCCCGGCACAGAGCCGATACTTACTCAGCActttattaaaacaacaaaacaacagcGACAAACCCGGCAACCCTGGAGAAGGGGAAGGATCAGATTCCCAGGGTCACCACACTAGTGGACCCCCGTGTCCCATTGTAAATGAAAATCACAAGGCACAGGGAGAAACGGAGAGAGTACGGCACGTCAAAGGGGGAGAGAAATCAACTGACgctgcttttgaaaataaaaataaaaatgaaaaacacctgATGATTGTGGTTCTACTAGATACAGACTTTAAAACAACTgtgttgccaggcacagtggcccgcctgtgatcccagcagcttgggaggctgaggcaggaggattgtgagttcagagccagcctcagtaacttagctagCCCCTgaagaacttagcaagaccctgtctctaataaagtaccaaatagggctggggaggaggctcagttggtagagtgcttgccccgcATGGACAAACAAGGCCCTGGGtgatatatatatgattttaaaaaggtaaataggAAATAAGGtactaatacatttttttaaaaaatcactagcTTAAAAGTTAGCAAGATTATAACTTTGGTAACTGCACACCTTACTTCTCTCATAATCTAAGACACCAATGCACCTGAAAGAATTATAAGTCCATATTTTTGGGCACACACTGTATAAGCATGCAGTTTTGTGACATCAACAACTGAAAGGGGTAGAGACAGAGACGTGAAAAAGCTGAGTATTTATATGATATTCAAGTTAAACTGCTATAAATTCAAATTAGAGTGTTGTAACTTTAGTATTTTATATGTAATCCCCTTAACCATAAAGAAAACAGCTATAGAATATCCCCAAAAGAAGATGAGAAAGGAATTTAAACATTTCACTACAAATATCCAATGAAACACGAAAAGAAGGCGGTGGTGGGGGATGAGGGACAAAGCAGTGAGTCAGAAGGGAAGCAGATCCCGCCTTTCGGATAATTACTTTGAATATAAGTGGATTAAAGTCTCCAAAAGACAGTGATTCGCGGGAAGAATAAAACCTGCGATCCAAGCCCGTGCTGTACACCGGAGACTCACTTGAGATCCAAGGACACGAGTGGTTGAAAGGGTGAAAAAAGATATTCCttgaaaatggaaaccaaaagagGGCAGGGTGCCGTCCGAATACCAGAAAGATAGACTTTCATGAGAAGAGTTtatgagaaacagagaaagacaaGATGGGTTACAAAAGGTCAATGCAGCAAAAGCATAGACCCATGAGGAACATTCACACACCCAGAAATAGGCAGTCACAATACCTGGGGCAGAACCTAGAGAACTGGGGAGACCTGGAGACGCGACACCCTCCTGCTGGTAGTGGAAGAGGAGCCAGAGAGGAGGTGAGCCAGGACGGGGGGACCCGGGCAGCAGACCACGGAGGCCCGAgagcacacagcacacagcacacagcacacCCCAAACTCCAGCATACACCTTCTCCTGTCCAGAGGGCAAGGGCTTCTCCAGGACAGATCAGGCATCAAGCCACAATGAAGTCTAAATAGGCCTAAAAAGATGGCTGTAAGCGCCGTCTTTGGCCGCCACAGGATGAAGGTAGGAGTCACTAACACAAGTTAAGACTGGGTATGTCACAAAGGTGGAAATTTAACAACACTTAACCACCAATGGATCAAAGAAGAGAAACTGTAAAACACTCAgagacaaatgcaaataaaaacacaatacacTCAAACTTACAGAATGCAGCAAACATGGGTGCCCACAGGGAAattcatatcaatgtttatgtaaaaaaccaaccaacaaacaaacacacacaaccaGCAGAGATGGGCCGGGGGTGGAACTCCGGGGAAGAGAGCTTACCTAGCAAGTGCTAGGCCTGGGCTCCACCCCTGACGCTGGGGACAAAATGGCCTGCTCAGGAAAGGTTCAGACCAGCCACCACCATGTCATCAGCTTCCCGTGACAAGAACCGGAACCTGAGACCATCGAGTTGTAAAGAGGAGGGTTTGTTTGGCCCCAGTTTTGGAGGTGTCCTCTGTGACTGTTGTCTCCATTGCGTCTGGGCTGGTGACCTGAGGGCCTCCCGCTGGGCCACCTCCTAAAGGCCCTACCATCTCCCAGCGTAGGCAGGGGCCGCGGCCACCACGGCCTGAGCACAGGGGCCTCGGGGGACATTTCCGGTGCAGACCACAGCACTGACTTGACAACGGAGGAGCCAGAGCAGGGTGCCCTCGACCACAAAGACAGAGACGACCGCAACAGGCCACGCAGAGGAGGGGGACAGCGGGAAATCAGCAGGACCCAAGTCGGCTCTCGGAAAAGGTCCGCAGAACACTTTCCTGATGGACCAAGGACAAAGGTGGAGGATTCCAGCTGCTGGAGTCAGAGGTGAAATGGGAACCTGACCCCCAGTCCCATGGAAAGGAGGAGGGTCACTGGCAGCCGGCTGGAGGGCAGGATTCCCGGCAGCACCGACACACAGGACCGACCCAGGCAGACAGAAAGTGTGAACACACCATAATCAGTGAGGAGACGGAATCAGGAAGAAAACCAACTGACCCAGGGGGTAACAAGCACGGCAGAGACACTGCAGTCCTTGTGTAGTCGGGGGAGGCCTTGCTGTGGGGAGCACAGCGTGGGAGCCTCAGAAAGTCACACGGAATGACCAGGTGGACACGTGTGCACCCTGGTTCACGCCAGCACCATTCGAGGTAGCTGGATGACAAGCAAGCCTTGGCCTCTCCCCGCAGGGAGCCGGTCAGCTCGAGAAGGAAGGGGCTGCTGCTGTGCACACAGCCCAGGGAGTGGGAGGCCACAGTGTGGGTCACAATGGCACCGTCCCACTAAGGCTCCTCTTACAGGAGGGAAAGGGTTGTGAAGGGCGGTGAGGGCGCCCCTGCTCCAGGGGGTCTAAGCCCCTTGGTGCGCATTTGGGAATGTAGCTGCCGCCTGAGGCCAGTTGTCCCAGACCCAGATCTTCCCCGTCCCCTTTGGCCTGGTTGAAACTTCCCTTCCCCACGTGGTTGTTTATGGCAGAACCTGTTGTTCCTCATCCCACTGATCCAAATCTCACCCACGCCGTGGGGTGAAACCACAGGGTCAGGAGCCGAGTCCCCCTGTGTGTGCTTTTCAACCGCCACCCACAGCCCCGCTGGAGGACACAGGGCAGCCTGGGGCCTCAGAGGCTCTGTCCACAGGGCCTCTCTCTGGTTCCTGCTGGCCGAGCACCCTGCTGACCTGGACTTCCGCCAGCCCTCCCGGGCACCCCTCCTCTCTGGGATCTGCAAGGGACACCTGCTTCTGTGACTTCCTGTGATGTCCTGTCACCTTCTGGGGTCTCCCCTGACCACGAGCCCCAGCCGGCCTCTCCTCCCAGTCAGGACCCCCAGAGAGgggccatattttaaaattattttctagtggTCGTTGGACagaagacctttattttatttatttttatgtggtgctgaggatcgcacccagggcttcacacgtgctaggcgagccatctgtcactgagtcacaccccagcccccccagccaggGGCCAACTTGCTAGGAGAAAAGTGGGTGCAGCTCTGAGGGGAGCACAGGAGTCTGACAGGCACCCTGGGTCCCAGGCCACCACCTAGGCCTCAGGCCACCACCAAGATCAAGAATCCCGGGTCAGCCACCTCCCCTGGAGGCCCACCCGGGCAGGGCTGGGTGAGAGTCAcgttccagagagagagagagaggcaagttAGAAGAG includes:
- the C1qtnf1 gene encoding complement C1q tumor necrosis factor-related protein 1 gives rise to the protein MGSHGQGLVLGCCLLLAFTCGLVLSHVPRDQREQQEQQEQEEAQELLPPLDHDKRNEEKHEKYSPSQGREPPASRCFRCCDPGTPVYQAIPAPQINITILKGEKGDRGDRGLQGKYGKTGSVGARGHMGPKGQKGSVGAPGDRCKNHYAAFSVGRKKPLHSSDYYQTVVFDTEFVNLYGHFNMFTGRFYCYVPGIYFFSLNVHTWNQKETYLHIMRNAEEVVILYAQVSDRSIMQSQSLMLELQEQDEVWVRLFKGERENAIFSDEFDTYITFSGYLVKHSSEP